A portion of the Fusobacterium perfoetens ATCC 29250 genome contains these proteins:
- a CDS encoding SPFH domain-containing protein, whose product MFFIFLLILVIIVLAAIHIRIVAQSQAYVIERLGAYLTTWDVGLNILIPFIDRVAKKVSLKEQVLDFPPQPVITKDNVTMQIDSVIYFQITDPKLYTYGVERPLNAIENLTATTLRNIIGEMELDHTLTSRDTINTKMRAILDEATDPWGIKINRVELKNIIPPAEIQDAMEKQMKAERERRESILKAEGQKKSAILVAEGEKEAAILRAEAKKEAEIREAEGRAEAILKIQNAQAEGIKLLKEAGADKSVLALKSMETFVKVADGQATKIIIPSDLQNLTTFSEIFHEGTKK is encoded by the coding sequence ATGTTTTTTATATTTTTACTAATTTTAGTTATTATAGTTTTAGCTGCTATTCATATAAGAATAGTTGCTCAATCACAAGCTTATGTTATTGAAAGATTAGGAGCTTATTTAACTACTTGGGATGTTGGTTTAAATATTCTTATACCTTTCATTGATAGAGTTGCTAAAAAAGTTTCTTTAAAAGAACAGGTATTGGATTTTCCACCACAACCTGTTATTACAAAAGATAATGTTACTATGCAAATAGACTCTGTTATATATTTTCAAATTACAGACCCAAAATTATATACATATGGAGTTGAAAGACCACTTAATGCTATTGAAAATTTAACAGCTACAACTCTTAGAAATATTATTGGAGAGATGGAGCTTGACCATACTCTTACTTCAAGAGATACAATAAATACTAAAATGAGAGCTATACTAGATGAGGCAACAGACCCTTGGGGTATAAAAATTAATAGAGTAGAATTAAAAAATATTATTCCACCAGCTGAAATTCAAGATGCTATGGAAAAACAAATGAAAGCTGAAAGAGAAAGAAGAGAATCAATATTAAAAGCAGAAGGACAAAAAAAATCAGCTATTCTTGTGGCTGAAGGAGAAAAAGAAGCAGCTATTTTAAGAGCTGAGGCTAAAAAAGAAGCTGAGATAAGAGAGGCTGAAGGAAGAGCTGAAGCTATATTAAAAATTCAAAATGCTCAAGCAGAGGGAATCAAACTTCTAAAAGAAGCTGGAGCAGATAAATCTGTACTTGCTTTAAAGAGTATGGAAACTTTCGTAAAAGTGGCTGATGGACAAGCTACAAAAATAATAATTCCTAGTGACTTACAAAATCTTACAACATTTAGTGAAATCTTTCATGAAGGAACAAAAAAATAG
- a CDS encoding DUF3298 and DUF4163 domain-containing protein, translating to MKKNLLFYFLFSTLALASVDIKTISKNEETEKYKYEFSYPKFILNEKSLSVNNEIEKIVNDNIKGFKKEGVTNPYKNRPYEAKMIFKEFKNNFGITSTLVMNYFYTGGAHGITGLTSYNINSETGKNLTFNDIFSRGAKKYFEQEITKKIESELRKPLEKREINYFGEKTMRTVDLDNAVLFFRGNEFVIRYQQYAIAPYSEGTPEFTFTKEQIEKYLKI from the coding sequence ATGAAAAAAAATTTATTATTTTATTTTTTATTTTCTACTTTAGCTTTAGCTAGTGTAGATATAAAAACAATATCAAAAAATGAAGAAACAGAAAAATATAAATATGAATTTTCATATCCTAAATTTATTTTAAATGAAAAATCTTTATCAGTAAATAATGAGATTGAAAAAATTGTTAACGATAATATAAAAGGATTTAAAAAAGAGGGAGTAACTAACCCATATAAAAATAGACCTTATGAAGCTAAAATGATTTTTAAAGAGTTCAAAAATAATTTTGGAATAACATCTACTTTGGTAATGAATTATTTTTATACAGGAGGAGCTCATGGAATAACAGGACTTACTTCTTATAATATAAATTCAGAAACAGGAAAAAATTTAACTTTTAATGATATTTTTTCTAGAGGAGCAAAAAAATATTTCGAGCAAGAGATAACTAAAAAAATAGAATCTGAGTTGAGAAAACCTTTAGAGAAAAGAGAGATTAATTATTTTGGTGAAAAAACAATGAGGACTGTTGATTTAGATAATGCTGTTTTATTTTTTAGAGGAAATGAATTTGTAATTAGATACCAACAATATGCCATAGCACCTTATTCAGAAGGTACACCAGAATTTACATTTACAAAAGAGCAAATAGAAAAATATTTAAAAATATAA
- a CDS encoding CaiB/BaiF CoA transferase family protein: MGALTGLKILDFSTLLPGPYATLMLGDLGADIIKISAPDKKDIVADYPPYIDGCDITANQAWLGRNKKNLFLNLKTEKAKEIIYKLIKEYDIVIEQFRPGVMDRLGFGYEDLKKVNPKIIYCSLTGYGQTGPLKNNAGHDINYLARSGNMNYSGKENIGPVLTNMQIADIGVGSLHSIIGILSAVYFREKTGKGQYIDISMFDGLIPFHAMEGASFLVNGIEPQREKTRLNGGSAYDFYETKDNRYLSVGSLEPKFWENFCNCIELPELIKETVMPENVKEMKEKIRKRLLEKTLKEWLDIFEGKDVCVEPVLNMREALLEDEHIKDRKLVVDVKVANSQEKIVKQMGTPLKLSECPIEYKESGYPLGYHTKEILEKLGYSEEDIKNLTETGVTSLYEK; this comes from the coding sequence ATGGGAGCTTTAACAGGATTAAAAATATTAGATTTTTCAACATTATTACCAGGACCTTATGCTACTCTTATGTTAGGAGATTTAGGAGCTGATATTATAAAAATAAGTGCTCCTGATAAAAAAGATATAGTGGCTGATTATCCTCCTTATATAGATGGTTGTGATATTACTGCCAATCAAGCTTGGCTTGGAAGAAATAAAAAAAATCTTTTTCTTAATTTAAAAACAGAAAAAGCTAAAGAAATTATATATAAATTGATAAAAGAATATGATATAGTAATTGAACAATTTAGACCTGGAGTAATGGATAGATTGGGATTTGGTTATGAAGATTTGAAAAAAGTAAATCCTAAAATTATATACTGTTCTCTAACAGGTTATGGACAAACAGGACCTTTAAAAAATAATGCTGGACATGATATAAACTATCTTGCTAGAAGTGGAAATATGAATTATTCAGGAAAAGAAAATATAGGTCCTGTATTAACAAATATGCAAATAGCAGATATAGGTGTAGGCTCTCTTCATTCTATTATAGGTATTCTCTCTGCTGTATATTTTAGAGAAAAAACAGGAAAAGGACAATATATTGATATATCTATGTTTGATGGACTTATTCCATTTCATGCTATGGAAGGAGCAAGTTTTCTAGTTAATGGAATAGAGCCACAAAGAGAAAAAACAAGACTTAATGGTGGAAGTGCCTATGATTTTTATGAAACAAAAGATAATAGATATTTAAGCGTTGGTTCTCTTGAACCAAAATTTTGGGAAAACTTTTGTAATTGTATAGAACTTCCAGAACTTATCAAAGAAACAGTAATGCCTGAAAATGTAAAAGAGATGAAAGAAAAAATTAGAAAAAGATTATTAGAAAAAACTTTAAAAGAATGGTTGGATATATTTGAAGGAAAAGATGTTTGTGTAGAACCTGTTTTAAATATGAGGGAAGCTCTGTTAGAAGATGAACATATAAAAGATAGAAAATTAGTTGTAGATGTAAAAGTGGCTAATTCTCAAGAAAAAATTGTAAAACAAATGGGAACTCCATTAAAACTTTCAGAATGTCCTATAGAATATAAAGAGAGTGGATATCCTTTAGGTTACCATACAAAAGAGATACTTGAAAAATTGGGATATTCAGAAGAAGATATTAAAAACTTAACAGAAACTGGAGTAACATCTCTGTATGAAAAATAA
- a CDS encoding methylated-DNA--[protein]-cysteine S-methyltransferase codes for MKNNYKKYYKSPIGLLEIIYDENYINSVELIENIDFENNQNDDMGEKAIKQLKEYFLGQRKKFDLPLNFKGTDFQIKVWRELEKIPYGETRTYKEIGINVGCPKGARAIGNANNKNPFIIVVPCHRVIGSNGKLVGYAKGLNIKKYLLELEMKGVKCGN; via the coding sequence ATGAAAAATAATTATAAAAAATATTATAAATCTCCTATTGGACTTCTAGAAATAATTTATGATGAAAATTATATAAATTCTGTGGAATTAATAGAAAATATAGATTTTGAAAATAATCAAAATGATGATATGGGAGAAAAAGCTATAAAACAATTAAAAGAATATTTTTTAGGACAGAGAAAAAAATTTGATTTACCTTTAAATTTTAAAGGAACAGATTTTCAAATAAAAGTTTGGCGAGAATTAGAAAAAATTCCTTATGGTGAAACTAGAACTTATAAAGAAATTGGTATAAATGTAGGATGTCCAAAAGGAGCTAGAGCCATAGGAAATGCTAATAATAAAAATCCTTTTATAATAGTAGTTCCGTGCCATAGAGTTATAGGAAGTAATGGAAAATTAGTAGGTTATGCTAAAGGATTAAATATAAAAAAATATTTATTAGAATTAGAAATGAAAGGAGTCAAATGTGGGAATTAA
- a CDS encoding glucose 1-dehydrogenase: MGIKEKYDLSGKVAIITGAGDGIGKASALKLAEAGANVVCSDINEEKINLLVKEIEEKFKVKALAVKCNVLEEKDLINLVNKTVETFEKVNILVNNAGGGGAGRENIDSLTLEYITKTFTLNLFAGLMLIKLCAPHMKKDKYGSIINISSMSANMVSHNMIIYGSSKAAVNQMTKYAAYDLGPEIRVNAIGPGAIKTHALSTVLTEKIEEKMLSKTPLGRLGDVEDISMAVLYFASPASSWTSGQIIYINGGGTQELD, encoded by the coding sequence GTGGGAATTAAAGAAAAATATGATTTAAGTGGAAAAGTTGCGATTATTACAGGAGCTGGAGATGGAATAGGAAAAGCTAGTGCTTTAAAACTTGCTGAAGCAGGAGCTAATGTAGTATGCAGTGATATAAATGAAGAAAAAATTAATCTTCTTGTAAAAGAGATAGAAGAAAAATTTAAAGTAAAAGCATTAGCTGTAAAATGTAATGTTTTAGAAGAAAAAGATTTAATAAATCTTGTAAATAAAACTGTTGAAACTTTTGAAAAAGTTAATATTTTAGTAAATAACGCTGGTGGTGGTGGAGCTGGACGTGAGAATATAGATTCACTTACTCTTGAATATATAACAAAAACTTTTACTTTAAATCTTTTTGCAGGACTTATGCTTATAAAGCTTTGTGCTCCACATATGAAAAAAGACAAATATGGTTCAATTATCAATATTAGTTCTATGTCAGCTAATATGGTAAGTCATAATATGATTATATATGGAAGTTCGAAAGCTGCTGTAAACCAAATGACTAAATATGCAGCTTATGATTTAGGACCAGAGATAAGAGTCAATGCTATTGGACCAGGAGCTATAAAAACTCATGCTCTTAGTACAGTTCTTACTGAAAAAATAGAGGAAAAAATGTTGTCAAAAACTCCATTAGGAAGACTAGGAGATGTTGAAGATATTTCTATGGCTGTTCTTTATTTTGCAAGTCCAGCTTCTTCTTGGACAAGTGGTCAAATAATTTATATAAATGGTGGAGGAACTCAAGAATTAGATTAA
- a CDS encoding uracil-xanthine permease family protein, translating to MDLKLQLFLWRKNVKKNNNLTESNELFKIDGKPSFLEALPLAFQHIVAMFVGNVAPILIVSRVAKLDQNIITILIQCSMLTAAIATFIQIYPISIFGLQTGSGLPIVMGVSFGFLPTTLAILAGGSENLPILFGSQIMGGIVSILIGGYLKRIRKFFPPLVAGTVVFSIGLSLFPIGINYMAGGVGSPTYGSYENWAISLIVLGIVLFFNHYTKGITKLSSILIGMSIGYIISLFLGIVDFTPVKEASWFALPKFFVFGAPKFEIGSIIAMSIMYLVTAIQAVGDLSAVTLGGMNREVTDKELSGGVIGNGFGALVASALNSFPTATYSQNVGLVVLTKVVSRYVIGIAASFLLIAGFVPKFGALINTIPSAVIGGGTITVFSMISMTGIQIISKNGITGRTMIIVGLSVALGSGIGQVPQAIAQFPQIIKLIFGSSVVMSTLLALLLNLLLPKEEEKK from the coding sequence TTGGATTTAAAATTACAATTGTTTTTATGGAGGAAAAATGTTAAAAAAAATAATAATTTAACTGAATCTAATGAGTTATTTAAAATAGATGGAAAACCTTCTTTTTTAGAAGCTCTACCACTTGCTTTTCAACATATTGTAGCTATGTTTGTAGGAAATGTTGCTCCTATATTAATTGTTTCTAGAGTTGCCAAATTAGATCAAAATATTATTACAATTTTAATTCAATGTTCTATGCTTACTGCTGCTATAGCTACTTTTATTCAAATTTATCCTATTAGTATTTTTGGATTACAAACAGGTTCTGGTTTACCTATAGTAATGGGAGTAAGTTTTGGATTTTTACCAACAACCTTAGCTATTTTAGCTGGTGGCTCAGAAAATTTACCTATTCTTTTTGGTTCTCAAATAATGGGTGGAATAGTTTCTATATTAATTGGTGGTTATTTAAAAAGAATAAGAAAATTCTTTCCACCATTAGTAGCCGGAACAGTAGTCTTTTCTATTGGATTATCTCTATTTCCAATAGGAATTAATTATATGGCTGGTGGAGTTGGAAGTCCTACATATGGTTCATATGAAAATTGGGCTATAAGCTTAATTGTTTTAGGAATAGTTTTATTTTTTAACCACTATACAAAAGGAATAACTAAATTATCTTCTATTTTAATTGGAATGAGTATAGGATATATAATTTCTCTATTTTTAGGAATTGTAGATTTTACTCCTGTAAAAGAAGCTTCTTGGTTTGCTTTACCTAAATTTTTTGTATTTGGAGCACCAAAATTTGAAATTGGTTCTATTATAGCTATGTCTATTATGTATCTTGTGACTGCCATTCAAGCTGTAGGAGATTTATCTGCTGTTACTTTAGGTGGAATGAATAGAGAAGTTACTGATAAAGAATTATCTGGTGGAGTTATAGGAAATGGATTTGGAGCCTTAGTTGCTTCTGCTTTAAACTCTTTTCCAACAGCAACATATTCTCAAAATGTTGGTTTAGTGGTATTAACAAAAGTTGTAAGTAGATATGTAATTGGAATAGCTGCCTCTTTCTTATTGATAGCAGGATTTGTTCCAAAATTTGGAGCTTTAATAAATACAATTCCTTCTGCTGTAATTGGTGGTGGAACTATAACTGTTTTCTCTATGATAAGTATGACAGGAATACAAATTATCAGCAAAAATGGAATTACAGGAAGAACAATGATAATAGTTGGATTATCTGTAGCTTTAGGTTCTGGAATTGGGCAAGTTCCTCAAGCTATAGCTCAATTTCCACAAATTATAAAATTAATATTTGGTTCTAGTGTTGTTATGTCTACATTACTTGCTTTATTATTAAATCTTCTCCTTCCTAAAGAAGAAGAAAAAAAATAA
- a CDS encoding Na+/H+ antiporter NhaC family protein, protein MKKSFIRSILICSMFLLLSSFSFAGEEGYQPALYSTFWSLVPPIVAIVLALITKEVYSSLFIGITVGGLFYSGFTFERTATHILQDGFISVLSSSYNVGILIFLVVLGTMVCLMNSAGGSLAFGLWASKKIKSRVSAQLATILLGCLIFVDDYFNCLTVGSVMRPVTDKYNVSRAKLAYIIDSTAAPVCIIAPISSWAAAVTGFVPGEDGFSIFIQAIPYNFYALLTIFMLVTLVISKIDYGPMRIHEENALNGDLFTTADRSFVTEEVQENKKGSVLDLVIPIALLIICCVIGMIYTGGFFSGATFVEAFSSSDASLGLSLGSIFAMIFTIIIYSLKRVLTFHQCMGCIPEGFKAMVPAIIILTFAWTLKAMTDSLGAAPYVAHFMETSASSLMNMLPAIIFLVGCGLAFATGTSWGTFGILIPIVVAVFEGDHQMMIIAISSCMAGAVCGDHCSPISDTTIMASAGAQSNHVNHVYTQLPYALTVAAVSFVSYIIVGYTRSLFLALPFGMIALAVILLITRKKHI, encoded by the coding sequence ATGAAAAAAAGTTTTATTAGAAGCATTCTTATATGCTCAATGTTTTTACTGTTATCTAGTTTTAGTTTTGCTGGAGAAGAAGGATATCAACCAGCACTTTATTCTACATTTTGGTCTTTAGTTCCACCTATAGTGGCGATAGTTCTTGCACTTATAACTAAAGAAGTTTATAGTTCACTATTTATAGGAATTACTGTTGGAGGTTTATTTTATTCTGGTTTTACTTTTGAAAGAACGGCTACTCATATTTTACAAGATGGTTTTATTTCAGTTCTTTCTAGTAGTTATAATGTAGGAATTTTAATTTTCTTAGTTGTACTAGGAACTATGGTTTGTCTTATGAATTCAGCTGGTGGTTCATTAGCTTTTGGATTATGGGCTAGTAAAAAAATAAAATCTCGTGTATCAGCTCAACTTGCTACAATATTACTAGGATGTTTAATATTTGTTGATGACTATTTTAATTGTTTAACTGTTGGAAGTGTTATGCGTCCTGTTACTGATAAATATAATGTATCTCGTGCAAAACTTGCTTATATTATAGACTCTACAGCAGCTCCTGTATGTATTATAGCTCCTATTTCTTCATGGGCAGCAGCAGTTACAGGATTTGTTCCTGGTGAAGACGGATTTTCAATATTTATTCAAGCGATTCCTTATAACTTTTATGCTTTACTTACAATATTTATGTTAGTAACTTTAGTTATTTCTAAAATAGATTATGGACCAATGAGAATTCATGAAGAAAATGCTTTAAATGGAGATTTATTTACAACTGCTGACCGTTCATTTGTTACAGAAGAAGTTCAAGAAAATAAAAAAGGTTCTGTTTTAGATTTAGTAATTCCTATTGCTTTATTAATTATTTGCTGTGTAATTGGAATGATTTATACTGGAGGATTTTTCAGTGGAGCTACATTTGTTGAGGCATTTTCTAGTAGTGATGCATCTCTAGGTCTTTCTTTAGGAAGTATTTTTGCAATGATATTTACAATTATTATTTATTCATTAAAAAGAGTTTTAACTTTCCATCAATGTATGGGATGTATTCCAGAAGGATTTAAAGCAATGGTTCCAGCAATTATAATTCTTACTTTTGCTTGGACTTTAAAAGCTATGACTGATAGTTTAGGAGCAGCTCCTTATGTAGCTCACTTTATGGAGACTTCAGCAAGTTCTTTAATGAATATGTTACCAGCAATTATATTCTTAGTTGGTTGTGGACTTGCTTTTGCTACAGGAACTTCTTGGGGAACATTTGGAATTTTAATTCCGATAGTTGTTGCTGTTTTTGAAGGTGACCATCAAATGATGATAATAGCAATTTCTTCTTGTATGGCTGGGGCTGTTTGTGGAGACCATTGTTCTCCAATTTCTGATACTACTATAATGGCTTCTGCTGGAGCTCAAAGTAATCATGTAAATCATGTTTATACTCAATTACCTTATGCTTTAACAGTAGCTGCTGTATCTTTTGTTTCTTATATTATAGTAGGATATACTAGAAGTTTATTCTTAGCTCTTCCTTTTGGAATGATAGCTCTTGCAGTTATTTTATTAATAACAAGAAAAAAACATATCTAA
- a CDS encoding ATP-grasp domain-containing protein, which yields MNFIFLSPNFPKSYWNFCRGLKNNGVNVLGIGDAEYDSLSPELKNSLNEYYKVSSLENYDEVYRACAFFAFKYGKIDWIESNNEYWLLRDARLRTDFNVNTGLKNDKIAGIKYKSKMKEFYAMAGVKTARYHIVDNYENSLEFIREVSYPVIVKPNNGVGAAATYRLDSDEEFNFFYETYDKDIEYIMEEFINGELLSYDGIVNSKKEIVFETAHAYPTPIMDIVNEKKDVTYYSYRIIPEDLKEAGRKTVQTFDTNSRFFHCEFFRLLEDKPGLGNKGEIVGLEVNMRPPGGYTPDMMNFANNIDVYQVWANMICFDEGKFDVDSRPYHCIYVSRRDEHNYVNSKEYVLEKYKNNIVMIERMPDIFSAAMGNDMITARFETLEQCLEFENDYLKQY from the coding sequence ATGAATTTTATATTTTTATCTCCAAATTTTCCAAAAAGTTATTGGAATTTTTGTAGAGGATTGAAAAATAATGGTGTTAATGTATTAGGGATTGGGGATGCAGAATATGACAGTTTATCTCCAGAATTAAAAAATTCTCTTAATGAATATTACAAGGTTTCATCATTAGAAAATTATGATGAAGTTTATAGAGCTTGTGCTTTCTTTGCTTTTAAATATGGAAAAATTGATTGGATAGAAAGTAACAATGAATATTGGTTATTAAGAGATGCTAGACTTCGTACAGATTTTAATGTAAACACAGGATTAAAAAATGATAAGATAGCTGGTATAAAATATAAAAGTAAAATGAAAGAATTTTATGCTATGGCAGGAGTTAAAACAGCTCGTTATCATATAGTTGATAATTATGAAAATTCTTTAGAATTTATTAGAGAAGTAAGCTATCCTGTAATTGTAAAACCAAATAATGGAGTTGGAGCAGCTGCTACTTATAGACTTGATAGTGATGAAGAATTTAATTTTTTCTATGAAACTTATGATAAAGATATAGAATATATAATGGAAGAATTTATAAATGGAGAATTACTTTCATATGATGGTATAGTAAATAGTAAAAAAGAAATAGTTTTTGAAACAGCTCATGCTTATCCTACACCTATTATGGATATTGTAAATGAGAAAAAAGATGTAACTTACTATTCTTATAGAATTATACCAGAAGATTTAAAAGAGGCAGGAAGAAAAACTGTTCAAACTTTTGATACAAATAGTCGTTTTTTTCATTGTGAATTCTTTAGACTTTTAGAAGATAAACCAGGATTAGGAAACAAAGGAGAAATAGTAGGATTAGAAGTTAATATGCGTCCACCTGGAGGATATACTCCTGATATGATGAATTTCGCTAATAATATAGATGTTTATCAAGTTTGGGCAAATATGATTTGTTTTGATGAAGGAAAATTTGATGTTGATTCAAGACCATATCATTGTATTTATGTTTCAAGAAGAGATGAACATAATTATGTAAATTCAAAAGAATATGTTTTAGAGAAATATAAAAATAATATAGTGATGATAGAAAGAATGCCTGATATATTTTCAGCAGCAATGGGAAATGATATGATTACTGCAAGATTTGAGACACTAGAACAATGCTTAGAATTTGAAAATGATTATCTAAAACAATACTAG
- a CDS encoding esterase family protein, whose product MYIAYYKEYSHFLGRDMEFKVYGHSGKPCVVFPAQDGRFFDYEGFGMVECIKNYIEEGKIQLFCVDSIDLESWSRKNGDYQQRIEQHEKWFNYIINEAIPRFREIYGETSGNYYYGKFLTTGCSMGAYHSANFFFRRPDVFDSVISLSGLYDANFFFPNHFNELIYNNSPVEFLRNMPWNHPYLDIYRNSKIVICVGQGRWEEECIRDTNYMKENLERLQVPAWIDYWGYDVDHDWPWWRVQLPYFLSHIL is encoded by the coding sequence ATGTATATAGCTTATTATAAAGAATATAGCCATTTTTTAGGAAGAGATATGGAATTTAAAGTTTATGGACATAGTGGAAAACCATGTGTAGTTTTTCCAGCTCAAGATGGAAGATTTTTTGATTATGAAGGATTTGGAATGGTTGAATGTATAAAAAATTATATAGAAGAGGGGAAAATTCAACTATTTTGTGTTGATAGCATAGATTTAGAAAGTTGGTCTAGAAAAAATGGAGATTATCAGCAAAGAATAGAACAACATGAAAAATGGTTTAATTATATAATTAATGAAGCTATTCCAAGATTTAGAGAAATTTATGGTGAAACTTCTGGAAATTATTATTATGGAAAATTTTTAACAACAGGTTGTAGTATGGGAGCGTATCATTCAGCAAATTTCTTTTTCCGTCGTCCTGATGTATTTGATAGTGTTATATCATTAAGTGGATTATATGATGCAAACTTCTTTTTTCCAAACCATTTTAATGAACTAATTTATAATAATTCACCTGTTGAGTTTTTAAGAAATATGCCTTGGAATCATCCATATCTAGATATATATAGAAATTCTAAAATTGTAATTTGTGTAGGACAAGGTAGATGGGAAGAAGAATGTATTAGAGATACAAACTATATGAAAGAAAATCTTGAAAGATTACAAGTTCCAGCTTGGATAGATTATTGGGGATATGATGTTGACCATGATTGGCCATGGTGGAGAGTTCAACTTCCATATTTTTTAAGTCATATATTGTAA
- a CDS encoding alpha/beta hydrolase yields MIIKEEIFIKPFKTNRLLHIYLPDNIKEGERFPVMYMFDGHNLFYDTDATYGKSWGIKDFLDSVNGRIIIVGIECNHEGNMRLCEFSPYSFTDEEWGKVRGLGKKTTNWIADVLKPYIDSKFPTLPEREFTGIGGSSMGGLMSVYGIATRSDVFSKAACVSPFYDYIFGKLVKDIENTSFNSDTTIYISWGKREFAGAKNLAIGTEKNLIISRMFTEKGAKVFPHLMVSGGHDETSWEKELPSFFYELGYIK; encoded by the coding sequence ATGATTATCAAAGAGGAAATTTTTATAAAACCTTTTAAAACAAATAGACTTTTACATATTTATTTACCAGACAATATAAAAGAGGGAGAAAGATTTCCTGTTATGTACATGTTTGATGGACATAATCTTTTTTATGATACAGATGCTACATATGGAAAATCTTGGGGTATAAAAGATTTTTTAGATTCTGTTAATGGAAGAATAATTATAGTTGGTATAGAATGTAATCATGAAGGAAATATGAGATTATGTGAATTTTCTCCATACTCTTTTACTGATGAAGAATGGGGAAAAGTAAGAGGTCTTGGTAAAAAAACTACTAATTGGATAGCAGATGTTTTGAAGCCATATATTGATTCTAAATTTCCAACTTTACCAGAAAGAGAATTTACTGGTATAGGTGGAAGCTCAATGGGAGGATTAATGTCTGTTTATGGAATAGCAACTAGGTCAGATGTTTTTTCAAAAGCTGCTTGTGTTTCGCCTTTTTATGATTATATATTTGGAAAACTTGTTAAAGATATAGAAAATACGTCTTTTAATTCTGATACTACTATATATATAAGTTGGGGAAAAAGAGAATTTGCAGGAGCTAAAAATCTTGCTATAGGAACTGAAAAAAATCTAATAATAAGTAGAATGTTTACAGAAAAAGGAGCTAAAGTTTTTCCTCATTTAATGGTTAGTGGTGGACATGATGAAACTTCTTGGGAAAAAGAGTTGCCATCATTTTTCTATGAGTTGGGATATATAAAATAA
- a CDS encoding tyrosine-type recombinase/integrase has product MDLIVKEKNEVSVRRRKKREKENRKSIFEIYRSEKTMKDYFFYLNDFLLFVYDNGEPIQNDEVLELMSDITEEDVEDYLSHLLYERKLKKTSVNKIMSALKSLYKELEKYNVLNPLKHIKLFKTSRNLDNILKVSYEDIKNILANYKVSGEKEYRNTIIMYTLFYTGMRSQELLNVRYKNILKRDNDYFIKIEKSKSGKELYKPLHNILVEKLLEFKNYIMNMYGYSEEELEERYVFSSSYEKNSQLSYKALYNIIQDMGKVIGLNISPHNIRHAIATELSSNGADLIEIRDFLGHSDTKVTEIYINAKSLLDKKVISKIPD; this is encoded by the coding sequence TTGGATTTAATAGTAAAAGAAAAAAATGAAGTTTCTGTTCGGCGTAGAAAAAAAAGAGAAAAAGAAAATAGAAAATCCATATTTGAAATCTATCGTAGTGAAAAAACTATGAAAGATTATTTTTTTTATTTGAATGATTTTTTACTTTTTGTTTATGACAATGGAGAACCTATACAAAATGATGAAGTTTTAGAACTTATGTCTGATATAACAGAAGAAGATGTAGAAGATTATCTTTCTCATTTATTATATGAAAGAAAACTAAAAAAAACATCTGTTAATAAAATTATGTCAGCCCTTAAATCTTTATATAAGGAGTTAGAAAAATATAATGTTCTTAACCCTTTAAAACATATAAAGCTTTTTAAAACTTCTAGAAACTTAGATAACATTTTAAAAGTATCTTACGAAGATATAAAAAATATTTTAGCTAATTACAAAGTTTCTGGAGAAAAGGAATATAGAAATACCATTATTATGTATACACTATTTTATACAGGAATGAGAAGTCAAGAATTATTAAATGTCCGATATAAAAATATACTTAAAAGAGATAATGATTACTTTATAAAAATTGAAAAATCTAAAAGTGGTAAGGAGTTATATAAACCACTTCATAATATTCTTGTAGAAAAACTTTTAGAATTTAAAAATTATATTATGAATATGTATGGATATTCAGAAGAGGAGTTAGAAGAGAGATATGTTTTTTCTAGTTCTTATGAAAAAAACTCTCAACTTTCATATAAAGCTCTCTATAATATAATTCAAGATATGGGAAAAGTTATAGGATTAAATATAAGCCCACACAATATAAGACATGCAATCGCTACGGAACTTTCTTCTAATGGAGCAGACTTAATAGAGATTAGAGATTTCTTAGGACATTCAGATACTAAAGTAACAGAGATATATATCAATGCAAAATCTTTACTTGATAAGAAGGTTATATCTAAAATCCCTGATTAA